In Mangifera indica cultivar Alphonso chromosome 1, CATAS_Mindica_2.1, whole genome shotgun sequence, a single genomic region encodes these proteins:
- the LOC123227495 gene encoding importin subunit beta-1: MAMEVTQVLLNAQSIDGTVRKHAEDSLKQFQEQNLPGFLLSLSGELANDDKPIDSRKLAGLILKNALDAKEQHRKFELVQRWLSLDVNVKTQIKACLLKTLTSPVPDARSTASQVVAKVAGIELPQKQWPELIVSLLSNIHQLPAHIKQATLETLGYLCEEVSPDAIDQDHVNKILTAVVQGMNANEGNNDVRLAATRALYNALSFAQANFSNDMERDYIMRVVCEATQSPDLKIRQAAFECLVSISSTYYEKLAPYMQDIYIITAKAVREDKEPVALQAIEFWSSICDEEIDILEEYGGDFTGDSDIPCFYFIKQALPALVPMLLETLLKQEEDQDQDEGAWNIAMAGGTCLGLVARTVGDDIVPLVIPFIEENITKPDWRQREAATYAFGSILEGPSPEKLIHVVNVALNFMLNALTKDPNNHVKDTSAWTLGRIFELLHSSTIDTPIITPTNCQQIITVLLQSMKDTPNVAEKACGALYFLAQGYEDVGPSSPLTPFFQEIVQSLLTVTHREDAGESRLRTAAYETLNEVVRSSTDETAPMVLQLVPVIMMELHKTLEGQKLSSDDREKQSELQGLLCGCLQVIIQKLGSAEPTKYVFMQYADQIMGLFLSVFACRSATVHEEAMLAIGALAYATGPDFAKYMPEFYKYLEMGLQNFEEYQVCAVTVGVVGDICRALEEKVLPYCDGIMTQLLKDLSSNQLHRSVKPPIFSCFGDIALAIGENFEKYLMYAMPMLQSAADLSAHTSGADDDMTEYTNSLRNGILEAYSGIFQGFKNSPKTQLLIPYAPHILQFLDSMYMEKDMDDVVMKTAIGLLGDLADTLGSNAGSLIQQSLSSKDFLNECLSSDDHMIKESAEWAKLAITKAISV, from the exons ATGGCAATGGAAGTTACCCAGGTTCTTTTGAATGCACAATCGATAGATGGAACTGTGCGGAAACATGCAGAAGATAGTTTGAAACAATTTCAGGAGCAAAATCTTCCTGGTTTCTTACTGTCTCTCTCTGGGGAGTTAGCAAATGATGACAAGCCTATTGATAGCCGTAAATTAGCAGGTTTGATTCTTAAAAATGCCTTGGATGCCAAGGAACAACACAGAAAATTTGAACTTGTGCAAAGATGGCTGTCATTGGATGTCAATGTGAAGACTCAGATCAAGGCATGTTTGTTGAAGACCCTGACATCTCCTGTACCTGATGCTCGCTCAACTGCATCTCAAGTTGTTGCCAAGGTTGCAGGCATTGAGTTGCCACAGAAACAATGGCCTGAGCTGATAGTTTCacttttatcaaatattcacCAGCTGCCAGCTCATATTAAGCAAGCCACTTTGGAAACTCTTGGTTACTTATGTGAGGAAGTGTCTCCTGATGCCATTGATCAAGATCATGTAAATAAAATACTTACCGCTGTGGTTCAAGGTATGAATGCTAATGAAGGGAACAATGATGTTCGCCTTGCTGCTACTCGAGCCTTGTACAATGCCCTGAGCTTTGCTCAGGCAAACTTTAGCAATGACATGGAGCGTGATTATATCATGAGGGTTGTCTGTGAGGCAACACAATCGCCAGATTTGAAGATAAGACAGGCAGCTTTTGAGTGTCTTGTGTCCATTTCATCAACATACTATGAAAAATTAGCACCTTATATGCAGGATATTTATATCATCACAGCGAAGGCCGTGAGAGAAGACAAGGAGCCTGTTGCTCTTCAAGCCATTGAGTTCTGGAGTTCAATTTGTGATGAAGAAATAGATATCTTGGAAGAATATGGGGGTGATTTTACTGGGGACTCTGATATTCcttgcttttattttattaagcaGGCACTTCCTGCACTTGTTCCAATGCTTTTGGAGACACTCCTTAAGCAAGAGGAGGATCAGGATCAGGATGAGGGGGCATGGAATATTGCAATGGCTGGGGGCACTTGTCTGGGTTTGGTTGCACGGACAGTTGGAGATGATATAGTTCCCCTTGTCATCCCCTTCATTgaagaaaacataacaaaaccAGATTGGAGGCAAAGGGAGGCAGCCACTTATGCTTTTGGTTCAATCTTGGAGGGTCCTTCACCTGAGAAGTTAATACATGTTGTTAATGTTGCTTTAAATTTCATGCTCAATGCTTTAACAAAGGATCCAAACAACCATGTGAAAGACACTTCTGCTTGGACCCTAGGAAGGATTTTTGAATTGCTTCACAGTTCGACCATAGATACACCCATAATTACACCGACAAATTGTCAGCAGATCATCACAGTTTTGCTGCAGAGTATGAAGGACACTCCGAATGTTGCTGAGAAGGCCTGTGGTGCTCTCTATTTTCTTGCCCAAGGTTATGAGGATGTGGGCCCATCATCTCCTCTGACTCCCTTTTTCCAGGAAATTGTTCAGTCCCTTCTCACTGTCACTCACAGAGAAGATGCTGGTGAATCACGATTAAGGACTGCTGCATATGAAACATTGAATGAGGTGGTTAGGTCTTCAACTGATGAAACAGCACCCATGGTGTTACAACTGGTACCTGTCATCATGATGGAGCTTCACAAGACTCTTGAGGGGCAGAAACTTTCATCTGATGATAGAGAAAAACAGAGTGAGTTGCAAGGACTTCTTTGTGGTTGCTTGCAGGTCATTATTCAGAAGCTAGGGTCAGCGGAGCCAACTAAGTATGTCTTTATGCAATATGCGGATCAGATCATGGGACTTTTCCTGAGCGTTTTTGCTTGCAGAAGCGCAACTGTCCATGAGGAGGCTATGCTTGCCATTGGAGCCCTTGCCTATGCAACAGGCCCTGATTTTGCTAAATACATGCCAGAGTTCTATAAATATTTGGAAATGGGTCTTCAAAATTTTGAGGAGTATCAAGTGTGTGCTGTTACTGTGGGTGTGGTGGGAGATATTTGCAGAGCATTGGAGGAAAAAGTTCTTCCTTATTGTGATGGGATTATGACACAACTTCTCAAAGATTTATCAAGCAACCAGCTGCATCGGTCTGTTAAGCCACCCATATTTTCATGCTTTGGTGATATAGCACTGGCAATAGGAGAAAACTTTGAGAAGTACTTAATGTATGCCATGCCCATGCTCCAGAGTGCAGCTGATTTGTCTGCCCACACATCAGGTGCAGATGATGATATGACAGAGTACACCAATTCTTTGAGAAACGGGATTTTGGAGGCTTATTCTGGGATTTTCCAAGGGTTTAAGAACTCTCCAAAAACCCAGCTCTTGATTCCTTATGCACCTCATATCCTTCAGTTCTTGGATAGCATGTACATGGAGAAAGACAT GGATGACGTGGTGATGAAGACAGCTATTGGGCTTCTTGGAGATCTTGCAGATACACTGGGAAGTAATGCAGGTTCTTTGATTCAGCAATCTCTTTCAAGCAAAGACTTCTTAAATGAATGCTTGTCTTCTGATGACCATATGATTAAAGAATCTGCTGAATGGGCCAAGTTGGCCATTACTAAGGCCATTTCTGTTTGA
- the LOC123227498 gene encoding uncharacterized protein LOC123227498, producing the protein MALKINASLLLFILLLVPLLSSGMDEGFKDGMIPKHSLYKYEGERMNIARKLLVSEHAVGLDYDDAGANTKHDPPKKKPPVGGAKP; encoded by the exons ATGGCTTTAAAGATCAATGCATCTCTTCTACTTTTCATCCTCCTCCTTGTTCCTTTGTTATCTTCAG GCATGGATGAAGGCTTCAAAGATGGCATGATCCCTAAACACTCACTTTATAAG TATGAAGGTGAGCGAATGAATATTGCAAGGAAGCTTCTGGTTTCAGAACATGCAGTAGGGCTGGATTATGATGATGCAGGAGCTAACACAAAGCATGATCCTCCAAAGAAAAAACCTCCAGTTGGTGGAGCCAAGCCTTGA